CGGAAAATGGCGCAGCGCAGGCGTCGATCGCAAGCCGGGCTATTCGATCTTAATGATGGTTCCCGGCGATTTGGCCGTGTTTCTCGATCTCGCATTGGACGTGTGCGGCGGCCAGGACCTCACACATTGCGCGGAAATTCTCGTCATTCCCGACCGCCCGTCGCCGGAGTTTCGCAAGCGCTTCGAGGCGTGCCAGGAAGAGCGCAGCACGTTCCCGATGCGGCTGGTGACGCTGCCGATCGTCGATCGGCTCGTCACGCGCCGCATGAACAATCCGCACCACAATTATTTTTTGCAGCTCAAGAACGGGATCGACGCGTCGCGCACGACACACGTATTGCTGCACGACGCGGACCTGTTCATCGTCGATCCGGGGTTCCTGAAAGCGCATTACGAAGCCTGCGTCGAGCGCAAGCTCGTGTGCCTGGGACTCAGCCCCGCCTGGGACCAGTGGTACCGCGACAGCGGGTATCCGCACGTGACCGCGACGTGGGAGTTGTTGATCGACGTTGCCTGGGCGCAGCAGTATCCGCCCCATCAGCACCACGGCCACCGCGGCGTGATCAACGGCGTCGCACACGATTTCGACGCTACGCTGCTGCCGCAGTGCTTGACGCCGCCGGAACGCGTGGGCCGCCACAATAACGAGTGGGCGTTCGTCCATTTCAACTATGTCATTAGCACGTACCGCTGGTTCCAGCGCAGCACGGGCCGGTTCGAGGACACGAATTTTCGGGTACTGCTCGTGCGCCTGTTAATCGACGCGTGCGACCGGTCCGGATGGCAGTACGACGCGCCGCCCATCTCCGAACTCGCAATGGGCCTGCGCAATCCGTCGCGCCGCGTGACGTATACGAAACAGGAAACGCGGAAGAACTACCCCGAGTTCCGCGCGAAGCTGAAGGAGTTGATCGAGAAAGGCCGCCTCACCGACGCGCAGTGCGCGATCCTCCGCAAGGGAATCGATCCGTTCGACAAGGCGTTCGACTGGCGCGGGTAAGACTTGCAAGACTGACTCGCTGAGATCGCGGCGGCGGAATCACGGGTGCAAAGACTTCCACACCAGTCCGCCGGTAATCAGCAAGAGCAACACGCCCATCACAACTTTGCGCCGCGGCAGCGTCAGCCATTTTTCGAAGCGCGCGGCGAGCGGGTTCACCAGTTGCGCGCCTATGAACACCAACGGCGCCAGCGCAAAACAGACGTGGCCGTAGGTCCACTGCAGTTCCACGGTCCGTTCCGCCAGCAGGTGCGCGATCGTGCCCGACGTGCTCGTGAATACCATGACCGTATTCGACAACGCCACCGCGCGCTCGTTCGAGACAAGGCCCGCCATCAACGCGAGCGGGACCAACACCGCGCCTCCGCCCGTGCCCGTCGCCCCGCCGACAATGCCCGCCGTTACGCCGATCGCCATGGCAACGCCCTGACGCTTGCGCACGTCTTCGCGCCGCACGACGACGGATTTGATGAAGAACGTGCGCAGACCCACGAATGCCAGCAGCGCGATAAACACCCAGATCACGCCCGCGTCCGAAAGGAGTGTCGTGACCCAACTGCCGAGGTAGCCGCCGACGACCGATCCGCTCGCGAAGACGACGGCCAGTCCGAGTTGACGGTCGTCCTGTCCGCGGTTCATGCGCCACGCATTCACGAGCGACACGAAGATGATGATGAACAGGCTTGTTCCCTTGGCAGTGTGCGCGTCCATGCCTCCGACGAAGAACAAGAATGCGGGAACCATGAAGATGCCGCCGCCCAGGCCGAGCGCGGCGCTGATCATTCCGACCGCGCAACCCAGCAGCAGCATCTCGACGACGAACAAGACGATTTCCACGCAGCCTCCGAAGTTTACCTCCGCCTAGCTTACATGTGGCGCCGCTGGCTATGCACCAATCGCTGCTCGCTAGACGCTAGGTGCAAAACGCTGTAAACTTCCGTCCAAATGCGTGAACTGCGGGCATGGCTAATCACCGCGTGGCGGTTGACTCTATATCTCTTCTA
The DNA window shown above is from Candidatus Hydrogenedentota bacterium and carries:
- a CDS encoding sulfite exporter TauE/SafE family protein gives rise to the protein MEIVLFVVEMLLLGCAVGMISAALGLGGGIFMVPAFLFFVGGMDAHTAKGTSLFIIIFVSLVNAWRMNRGQDDRQLGLAVVFASGSVVGGYLGSWVTTLLSDAGVIWVFIALLAFVGLRTFFIKSVVVRREDVRKRQGVAMAIGVTAGIVGGATGTGGGAVLVPLALMAGLVSNERAVALSNTVMVFTSTSGTIAHLLAERTVELQWTYGHVCFALAPLVFIGAQLVNPLAARFEKWLTLPRRKVVMGVLLLLITGGLVWKSLHP